The DNA segment TCAAACCGTCACCCATTAATACAACACCAACATTATTTGATTCCAAATTCAGAGCAATGCCTATGGTACCCTCTTCAAATTCTACTAATTCACCTGCCATTACTTCATCAAGACCATAAATACGAGCAATGCCATCGCCTACTTGAAGTACAGTACCGGTATTTAAAATCTTTACTTCTCTATTATATTGCTCAATACGTTCGCGGATAATATTACTAATTTCATCTGCTCGAATGGTTACCATGAGTATTTCTTATTTTTTTTTGGAAGAAAAAAATAATGCCTGCAGTAGAAGGACTAATCCGTTATTTCTTTCACCGTTCCAAACATACCAATATTAGTACTTATGGTACGTAAATGTAACTCGTTGTTCAAACAACTATTCAGAGTTCCTAGAGCTCCTTGTAAGGCTTGCTGAAAAACCCGTTGTCTAACTTGATTAATCGCCCTTTGTTGTTCAAAATGAATGGTTTCGTTTTTGTAATTTTCTAATTGTTCCAAAGTCTTATAAGTGGAATTAATCAAATTCAATTTTTCTCGTTCTATTTCAGAATATCCAGTCATTCGAAACTGATCCGCTTCCGTTTCTACTTTCCGTAAGCGGGCCCGGGCTTTTTCCAGCTGGTCTAGGGCCCCCTCGCGCAGCTCTTCTGAATTTCGAATAGTCTTCAAGATCCTTTGTTTTCGATTATCTAATAAATCACTTAATGAAAGTAGATTATCTTTCCATTCATTTCAAAACTTCCACGATCCCTTCCCGAACCAAACATGAATCTTTCGATTCATTTGGCTCTCACGCTCAATTTATTGAATTCCTTTTGAGAATTCACATATTCTTTTTAATTTAATGGAAAATGTAATGAGCCTATCCTCTCTTCTATATTCATATTCGAAAATATATAAACTGATCACTAATCCAAGAACATAATATTCGGAGGACTCTTCTGACCAAACAAATAATTGTCAGCAAGGTTGTTTCTTTTTTTTTTTTTTTCAAAGAATTCTTCTTACTTTAATACATAATACATAGGTCATCGATTCAGCATTGGATAAAAAAGATAAAACGTGGGATGAAATACCCATTTTTTCCAATCAAATAACGGATTCAAATCATTTTATCGACATGAGTGTTTTATATCGAAAAAAAATTCCAACTATTTGTTTTGAAACCATTTCTGTCTTAACTTATTAACTAACATAGTAGTAGAAAGAATACCATGCTGCATCTGAACTTCAAACGGTTTAGCTTTAACCCTGTTAATGGTTTACATTATTGGTTGATAGAGAATCAAAGTAGATTTACCAATGAATCGCGAAATGCTATGGTTCTTCAATTTTTTTTTTCAGAAGAAATTCGCGGAATCATGCACCTTTTTTTTCCGCGTTATAACGAAAAAATGCAGTTGGTCGTATCCAGCCTATTCTTGAAATAAACAACTCGCACACACTCCCTTTCCAAAAAAAATCAACACACCAAGCACTACGCTTAGATTTATTGGATTTGTTGCTAAAATATCGGTATTAAACCCGAAACTCCCGGCGGATGGCCAATAACCCAAGGAAAGGAAAGAATCGGTTACATTTTTCATATGATATCCTCTTTCTTATAGATAGACTAATTATTTTATTTATATTATTTTTGTATTATTTTTATTATGAATTTCCCTATTTCTAAATAGAATATACTAAATAGAGTCAAAAAATATATTGATTTCTAAATGGATTTTTTTTCAATTGGAAATTTCCAATAAGTGGAAATTTCCAATAAGAATGATACTTATTAGAATTAGGTACCCGATCTTATGTCAGGTCAGTTGCGAAATATCTCGTTTGTTGAAATACTTCCTAAAAAAAGTTTTTCCATTGGACTAAGAAGGTAAAGGAAGAAAGCGGGTTAGAGTGCGAATTCCTCATCCTCAAATCAGCTCTTTCCGGGGGTTGTTGTCCCTAAGTAATTTAATTGTAGGAGTTAAATCTTAATATAATGCGAAAAAACAAGAGCAGCAAATCCAAGAAAATAGAAATATGTATTTTTGGATTAAACAAAGGGATTCGCAAATAAAAGAGCTAATGCGACAACCAGTCCATAAATTGTTAAAGCTTCCATAAAAGCCAGACTAAGCAATAAAGTACCTCGGATTTTTCCCTCCGCCTCTGGTTGTCTCGCGATCCCTTCTACAGCCTGTCCCGCAGCAGTACCTTGACCAACCCCAGGTCCAATAGAAGCAAGCCCGACAGCCAACCCAGCAGCAATAACGGAAGCGGCAGAAATCAGTGGATTCATGTTAAGTTCCTCGCACCCCCCAAAAAAAAAAAGAAATAGTTAATGATACAATCAACCAATGAATTATGACTTAATTATTCCGTCGCTAAGATCATCCAGTTAAACTAACTAGAACCCCGAATTTCAATATTTCAATATTGAAATAATAATTAATAATATTATTGAATCCGCAGAACGACTGCGATATCTCTTTTTGAGTTCCTACCCACGGAGTTTTTGTGAATCTGTACGACTTTTGTTCTTTTCTTACATTTCATTTCTTTTTTTCGAACCATTCTTTGTTCTTTTTCGTGATTTAAATTCATTCAATATTCAATTCACAATTACAGACGAAACGGAAGGACTTCCATTGGAATCCCTATCTAAATTAGGACAAATTAGATATATCTTTCGTTCATATATACCTAGTTAATATCTAATATCACATATACATGCCTTTCCCCCATACCGTAAACCAAATATTGTATCTTAGATTCAATGGGATTCAAGAATCCATTCTTCGAAACATGGACAAGAGTTGTCTTATAGCGATTAGATTACATACACCTAGTTCGACCCCCCCCCTTTTTTTTTCTCCGCTAACCAATCTTTTTTTTATAAATCTCGTTTTTTGTAAATCCTTAATCTTCCATTTTTATTATCCCACAAGGATAGGTACAATCAATTTAAATGGAAGAATTTGTTAGGCCGAATCATTACATAGAAATATCAGTATTTGATTGATCTAAATTCATGTAATTTAGTATTTATTCAATTTACCGATTGACCAAAAAAAAAAAATTGAATAAAATCGACTGAAATGAGAATTATTCTCTATACCATAAAAATCGCCCGTCGTAAACAGATACAGTAAAAATTCTTACTGGGAGGATTATGACTCCTAATATTTAATATATCTCCTAATACTTTATATTGGATATTGGAATTGAATAAACAAAACACTATAAAGAGAATATTCATTGGAGGGAGGTATAAATGGGCCAAACAACAATTTTAGGAAAAAGATCTTTTAGATCTCTTTCCTTTTTTTTTTTTCAATTCCCTAATATCGTATCGTAATCTTTTTTACTATAGATCGTATATACCTTTATTTATACCTTATTTATCTTCCCTAAGTGGATTACCTTGAGTCGCGCATACATTGCGTCAGGCTAAGACTATGTAACTAGTCAATGATGACCTTCCATGGATTCGCCTATATAAGCCGCAGCTAAGGTTGCAAAAATAAGAGCTTGAATACCGCTTGTAAATAATCCAAGGAACATGACAGGTATAGGAACTACTGAAGGTACTAAAGAAACAAGAACAACCACTACTAATTCATCAGCTAAAATATTTCCGAAAAGTCGAAAACTAAGCGATAAGGGTTTTGTGAAATCTTCTAAGATGTTAATGGGTAAAAGGATTGGAGTTGGTTGAATGTATTTACCGAAATAACCTAATCCCTTTTTTGTAAGGCCCGCATAGAAATATGCTACTGAAGTGAGTAAAGCTAAAGCAACCGTAGTATTTATATCATTTGTGGGTGCGGCTAACTCCCCATGAGGTAACTGTATGATTTTCCAAGGTAAAAGAGCCCCTGACCAATTCGAAACAAAAATAAATAGAAACATAGTTCCAATAAAGGGAACCCATGGACCATATTCTTCTCCAATCTGAGTTTTGCTCACGTCCCGAATGAATTCAAGGACATATTCAAAGAAATTCTGACCGTCAGTAGGAATGGTTTGTGGATTACGAACGGCTATAATGGCTGACCCTAATAAAATAGCAATTACGACCCAAGAAGTAATAAGTACTTGGGCATGGACTTGGAAACTTCCTATTTGCCAATAGAAATGTTGGCCTACCTCCACACCGGATATATCGTACAACCCTTTTAGTGTTTTGATCGAACATAATAGAACATTCATATTACCCTCTGAAAGAAATAGAACTTTTAAAGGAATTATTTTGATTCAACCATCGTTTTTTGACTTGCCTACTTGAATTGTATATTTTGAATATCAACTAATCACATAATATCCCCACAGTTATTTTTATCTCTTTTGTACTATTCAAGAATAATAACCGATGCAATAAATCTATTCTATGGAGTTCCCCCAAAAATTTACTTATCTTATTATTAATCAAGAATTTCGTATATAGCTAGAACGACCCTCACAAATTGCAAATACTAATTTGTTAAGAATTAATCGGATTGAAGCTATAGCGTCATCATTCGCTGGAATCGAAATATCTGCGAGATCCGGGTCACAATTTGTATCGATTAAACAAATCGTTGGAATTCCCAAAGTGATACATTCTCGAAGAGCCGTATATTCTTCTTGCTGATCAACGATTATTACAATATCGGGTAACCCCGTCATATATTTAATTCCGCCGAGATATGTTTGCAAGTGAAATAATTGTCTCTTCAACACAGCCGCATCCCTTTTCGGAAGACGGTTGAGTCTCCCCGTCTTTTGTTCTGTTCTCAAGTCCCTGAACTTATGAAGTCTCGTTTCTGTAGTATACCAATTCGTTAACATACCACCGAGCCATTTTTTATTAACATAATGACACCGAGCCTTTATTGCAGCCCGTGCTACTGAATCAGCTGCTTTATTTTTGGTACCAACAATTAAGAATTGTTTTCCCCTACTTGCTGCATCAAAAACTAAATCACAAGCTTCTGATAAAAACCGAGCAGTTCTAGTAAGATTTATAATATGAATGCCTTTACGCTTTGCAGAGATATAAGGTGCCATTCTAGGATTCCATTTCCGAGTACCATGACCAAAATGAACTCCTGCTTCCATCATCTCTTCCAAATTGATGTTCCAATATCTTCTTGTCATTTCTCCCCACACTTCTTTTCTTCTCTTTTTTTTTTTTTTCTTAAAAAAAAATGAGATGAAGTACCCTGAAAATAGAAATAAATAATTGTTCCCATGGAACCTTCTCTTCTAACGGAAATTGGCCGTTGATACAGATCCAAACCGTTCATTTCTTTCCATTCGTTAGTATCTTTATTACCAAATCAAATGACCGTAAAAGGATGAATTCTCTCTTTCGAATCATTAAATCCCATAAAGGATAAATTCACTCTTAGGAATCCTAAAAATGATTGTTCTGATGGATCATGGAAATTCTTTTAAATGCAAAAATAAAATAATTCTCTGTGGTGGAACAAAATATCTCTCATTTCCCCCTCGAATAAATTCTTCTTTTTGGTTTCCAAAGGAATGTTGTTATGTTGCCTTGAACGGTGCACTAATCCTTTGAATCCGGTACCAACAGGTATCATCCCCCCTAGAACAACGTTCTCTTTCAAACCTTTCAACCAATCGATACGACCCCGGAGAGCGGCTTTTGCTAAAACTCGAGCAGTTTCTTGAAAACTCGCTTCGGATATGAAACTTTGAGTATTTAGAGATGCTTTCGTTATTCCTAATAATATGGCTCGGTAACAAATTGCTTCTTCCAAAGCGCGCCCCGTTCGTTCAGCTCGCAGCAATCCAATTAGTTCTCCGGGTGAAAAAACATTAGACATTCCATCTTCTGAAACCAACACTTTTGATGTTATTTGACGTACAATAATTTCTATATGTCTATTATGGATCTGCACCCCCTGGGATCTATAAACCTTTTGGATCTTATTAACCAAAGAGATACGACTTTGCACTATAGTTAGCTCAGCACCAATCATAAATCCCCAAGGAATTCCAAGAATTCTTGTTATACACTCGTTCCAACCCTCAACTCTCTTTTCTAGGTTCATCGATATTGAATCAATCGAACGCACCTCTAAAACCTGTTCAACTTTTGGAAGGCCCTGCGTTATATCACCAGATCTAGATTTTTCATATATAAATGTAACGAATGTATCTCCTTCGGAAAGGATTTCTCCATAATGTCCATGAACAGTTGCTCCTGGAGTGGCTAAATAGGGCTTCGCCGATCTTATTACTACAGAGTCAATTTGAACAATTATAACTTGCCCCGATTTTAGGTGTGATCCTTTTTGGGCTATACATAGATTTTCACAAATAAACTGCCCGAGGCTAATTATTGTGGATGTTTCATCACAATAATTATGATTATAATTATGATGGAGAAAATGCCAATTCAAATTGAATGAATTCAAAAGTATGTTCGTATCGGAATTAGAAATTCTTTCGTTTTCATCCATTAAATAATATTGAAATACTTGAGAAGTCTGTTTTAAATTGGCGAGTTGCAAATATTTAGTTAACGAAATCTGATTATGAGTTATTAAATGGTAAAATGAATAAAAATTATCAATTTGAGAGGCTGTTCCGAAAGGGCCTAACGAATTCGTAATTGGAATTAGAAGATCTCTTTTAATTGATTCTTTTATCCCATTGTAATATTTTAGATCGTTGAATGGACTCATTTGAAAACAATTGTATGATGACAAAATTATCAAAGATTGGGATTCTTTACTTCTATTCAACAACGTACGAAAAGTTCCTTGATTTTGGCTATGGCTAAATGGTTGTTGAATCCTTGCCTTGGAATAAATAGAATCAAATGGATTTATATTGGTACGATCCGACCTATTATCAGAGGTTAATCCCGAACCTAACGGATCATTCCTTTTTCGGATATACGAAGTATGGGATTTCACTAAGTTGATTCTTAGGAAATCTTGAATCAGACCATTTGCACTTACTTCAATAAAGGAAGAGCGGGCCTCCTCGATAGAAGAATTTTTTTTATCTTGGTCCCAGTTCAATAGTAAACAGGTCCGAACTAATTGAATACTTGTGCCAGAAATTCCCCGAATTGGTTTACCATTTCCATAAAGTATATAATTTACAACTCTAAGTTCTAGATTATCCCTTTCCCGCAATGGATCCTGGGGGAAAAGTGTTGCTAAATTTATACCGTCCGCTATTTCATATATGATTACGGGTCGAACCAAAACAAAATACTTTTTCTTGGTGGGTGTGATCCATTGGACATAAATCCAATTTTTCAATTTTTTTGATTCCTTAGAATTTTTTTTTACCGTTCCCGGTGGTATCAAGATGCCGCTGTGTCGGAATATCTTATCCATCTCTCCAGGAAAATGGATATCTCCAGAAAATATTTTTAGTTCAATCCTTTTTTTTTTTCTCTCCATTCGAACCAATCCGCCTACTCGGCTTCTTGTATTTAAAGTGATTCGTGTATCTATCCCAATGATACTATTGTTCCGTACCATTATGGACGAAGACTCGGGTAAAATATGCACTTCCTCGGGAATGAAAAAAAATCGATCTACTTTCGTTTGATATTTTGGCTTAAATTCTTTGACTCCCCGATACTCAATTAAATCCTCTTTTTTGAGGATTGAATGCAACCCTATGGTTCCATATTTAGTAATTCCCGAACTCTTTCTTCTGTATTGAGGATCATCGAAATAAGCAAGAATACTATTTCTACGAAAAATACCATTTATGGGTATTTCAATCGAAATACCGGGACGGGGCATTAGTTCTTTCTCTCGTTCTTGAATCGATTGGAATGGAATGATGAATCTATTTCTTCGCCTCTTTGTCAATAAAAAAACATCAGAATTATCATGGAGAATAGTAGGAAGTATGAGATTACAATGACCCGTATATATGATTCGATTAAATTCTGAATAATCAGGAATACTACTTTCTTTTTTACCAGAAAGATTCAAACTGTTGTGTTTCACTTGATCATTATTTACTGTATTTACTGAAAGGCTAGAAATATATCTTCCTTCAGCAGAAAGAGAATGAACGTTCGTTTGATCTTGATCCTTGTGGAGTGAAAAAGGGACTGCACTGGATCTGCACGAACCTCCTGATAATATCCACAAATGACTTGTTTTTGGTAAAAGATGTACATTACTATACGTAAATTCCGGCGCATGGTATACATCAGTACTCCAGTGCATTTCTCCCTCTGAATCAGAATAAATATGTTTTCGAACCCTCTCTTTAAAATTTAAAGTATATGCTCCCGCGCGAATCTCAGCAATCACTTGTTCTGATTCTATGTATTGATCATTTTGAACTAAAATCAAACTTTTGGGTGGAATAGTCACGTTATGTATAAGATTTTCACTCTCAATAGTTACATACAAGTCTATATAACATAGAAAAGCAGGGTGCCCATGACGTGTACGTGTGGGATGAACCAAATCCTCGTTGAATTTTATTTTTCCATTAGAAGGGGCTCGTACATGTTCTGCAGTACCCCCTGTGAACACTCCACCGGTATGAAAAGTTCTTAATGTTAGTTGAGTGCCCGGTTCTCCAATAGATTGACCCGCAATAATACCTACAGCTTCTCCCAATTCGACCAGGTCGCCATGAGTGGGGCTCCTGCCATAACATAATCGGCAGATCCAAGATGTACTCTTACAAGTAAAGGGGGTTCGGATAGATATTGGTTGTGTTTGAAAGGTTATGAATCGAGTGACAAGTCCAATCCCAATATCTTGATTTCGAACGGCAATGCATCGGGGGCCTATATATATATCGTCCGCTAATACACGGCCAATCAATGTTTGTATAAAAATTCTTTCCGGCATCATCCCATTTTGAGGACTCACAGAAATGCCTCGTATGGTGCCGCAATCTGTTCTACGTACAACAATGTGTTGAACTACTTCAACAAGTCTGCGTGTAAGATATCCAGCATCCGATGTTCGTACAGCAGTATCCACAACCCCTTTTCGGGCTCCGTAACAAGAAATGATATATTCTGTTAAAGACAGTCCTTCACGTAAATTACTTTGAATAGGTAAATCAATCATTTGTCCTTGTGGATCCGACATTAATCCTCTCATACCTACTAATTGGTGTACTTGGGATGCATTTCCTCTAGCTCCCGAAAAGGACATCATATGGACTGGATTAAAGGGGTCGGTCATCCTAAAATTAGGATTCATTTCTTGTCGCAAATATTCACTTGTAGCATACCATATCTCAATAGATTGGCGTAATTTTTCTACCGCGTGTACATTTCCATAATGATGGTGTTTTTCCAAAATAAAACTTTGTTGTTCAGCATCTTGGACTAGCCACCCCTTAGAAGGTATTGTTAAAAGATCATCAATTCCTAATGAAATGGATGTAGCAGTGGCTTGTCGGAACCCCAGAGTTTTTACTTGATCCAGGATGTGTGATGTATATGCCATTCCGAAGTGATCTATTAATCTACTAATAAGTCGTTTAATAGCAGTTCCATCTATCACTTTATTGTGAAAGACCAGATTGGCCCGTTCTGCCATAAGTACCTCCCTATTCCGCTGAGTGGGGTTCGACAATGGGTTTGAGTCAATGATTGGAAAACTTCCTTTTCTCGATCTTGATTCGCATAGAAATTCAGGAACTATAGTCCTAGGTGAACTGGAGAAACCCAAAATGACACGGGTGTCATAGAATTACTTAGTTTAGATACCATATGATTAGGTACCATATGAGTAGGCTCGGCAAAACCCTTGGATAGCTTCTTCGATTTCTCGATAAAGAGAAATATGACCAACTGTGGTTCGAACGTATATACAAATAATTTCTTTTTTTATACTTCTTACTATTAGATAGTGCCCATAAATCTCATGATAGGTACCCAAAG comes from the Malus domestica cultivar Red Delicious-ww chloroplast, complete genome genome and includes:
- the atpF gene encoding CF0 subunit I — its product is MKNVTDSFLSLGYWPSAGSFGFNTDILATNPINLSVVLGVLIFFGKGVLSDLLDNRKQRILKTIRNSEELREGALDQLEKARARLRKVETEADQFRMTGYSEIEREKLNLINSTYKTLEQLENYKNETIHFEQQRAINQVRQRVFQQALQGALGTLNSCLNNELHLRTISTNIGMFGTVKEITD
- the atpH gene encoding CF0 subunit III; this encodes MNPLISAASVIAAGLAVGLASIGPGVGQGTAAGQAVEGIARQPEAEGKIRGTLLLSLAFMEALTIYGLVVALALLFANPFV
- the atpI gene encoding CF0 subunit IV; this translates as MNVLLCSIKTLKGLYDISGVEVGQHFYWQIGSFQVHAQVLITSWVVIAILLGSAIIAVRNPQTIPTDGQNFFEYVLEFIRDVSKTQIGEEYGPWVPFIGTMFLFIFVSNWSGALLPWKIIQLPHGELAAPTNDINTTVALALLTSVAYFYAGLTKKGLGYFGKYIQPTPILLPINILEDFTKPLSLSFRLFGNILADELVVVVLVSLVPSVVPIPVMFLGLFTSGIQALIFATLAAAYIGESMEGHH
- the rps2 gene encoding ribosomal protein S2 — its product is MTRRYWNINLEEMMEAGVHFGHGTRKWNPRMAPYISAKRKGIHIINLTRTARFLSEACDLVFDAASRGKQFLIVGTKNKAADSVARAAIKARCHYVNKKWLGGMLTNWYTTETRLHKFRDLRTEQKTGRLNRLPKRDAAVLKRQLFHLQTYLGGIKYMTGLPDIVIIVDQQEEYTALRECITLGIPTICLIDTNCDPDLADISIPANDDAIASIRLILNKLVFAICEGRSSYIRNS
- the rpoC2 gene encoding RNA polymerase beta'' subunit — protein: MAERANLVFHNKVIDGTAIKRLISRLIDHFGMAYTSHILDQVKTLGFRQATATSISLGIDDLLTIPSKGWLVQDAEQQSFILEKHHHYGNVHAVEKLRQSIEIWYATSEYLRQEMNPNFRMTDPFNPVHMMSFSGARGNASQVHQLVGMRGLMSDPQGQMIDLPIQSNLREGLSLTEYIISCYGARKGVVDTAVRTSDAGYLTRRLVEVVQHIVVRRTDCGTIRGISVSPQNGMMPERIFIQTLIGRVLADDIYIGPRCIAVRNQDIGIGLVTRFITFQTQPISIRTPFTCKSTSWICRLCYGRSPTHGDLVELGEAVGIIAGQSIGEPGTQLTLRTFHTGGVFTGGTAEHVRAPSNGKIKFNEDLVHPTRTRHGHPAFLCYIDLYVTIESENLIHNVTIPPKSLILVQNDQYIESEQVIAEIRAGAYTLNFKERVRKHIYSDSEGEMHWSTDVYHAPEFTYSNVHLLPKTSHLWILSGGSCRSSAVPFSLHKDQDQTNVHSLSAEGRYISSLSVNTVNNDQVKHNSLNLSGKKESSIPDYSEFNRIIYTGHCNLILPTILHDNSDVFLLTKRRRNRFIIPFQSIQEREKELMPRPGISIEIPINGIFRRNSILAYFDDPQYRRKSSGITKYGTIGLHSILKKEDLIEYRGVKEFKPKYQTKVDRFFFIPEEVHILPESSSIMVRNNSIIGIDTRITLNTRSRVGGLVRMERKKKRIELKIFSGDIHFPGEMDKIFRHSGILIPPGTVKKNSKESKKLKNWIYVQWITPTKKKYFVLVRPVIIYEIADGINLATLFPQDPLRERDNLELRVVNYILYGNGKPIRGISGTSIQLVRTCLLLNWDQDKKNSSIEEARSSFIEVSANGLIQDFLRINLVKSHTSYIRKRNDPLGSGLTSDNRSDRTNINPFDSIYSKARIQQPFSHSQNQGTFRTLLNRSKESQSLIILSSYNCFQMSPFNDLKYYNGIKESIKRDLLIPITNSLGPFGTASQIDNFYSFYHLITHNQISLTKYLQLANLKQTSQVFQYYLMDENERISNSDTNILLNSFNLNWHFLHHNYNHNYCDETSTIISLGQFICENLCIAQKGSHLKSGQVIIVQIDSVVIRSAKPYLATPGATVHGHYGEILSEGDTFVTFIYEKSRSGDITQGLPKVEQVLEVRSIDSISMNLEKRVEGWNECITRILGIPWGFMIGAELTIVQSRISLVNKIQKVYRSQGVQIHNRHIEIIVRQITSKVLVSEDGMSNVFSPGELIGLLRAERTGRALEEAICYRAILLGITKASLNTQSFISEASFQETARVLAKAALRGRIDWLKGLKENVVLGGMIPVGTGFKGLVHRSRQHNNIPLETKKKNLFEGEMRDILFHHRELFYFCI